From a region of the Triticum aestivum cultivar Chinese Spring chromosome 7D, IWGSC CS RefSeq v2.1, whole genome shotgun sequence genome:
- the LOC123168661 gene encoding uncharacterized protein, protein METEGGSSGSPSSGSSAKSSGSSGSSSSGSAAPARTRKPGTWRRLPRVPRAPTHAIKERGEMGIWFITPEELQRQARERANELEKMDDSGCDTEEARIAFQEFKKRHVRLYRSIAEGWPEHIVVNRNPELSDTEEEYLTAEDMEARFSHRNPTHGAQLKHFACLALAHYNATKTEHKFELGEALTSNCFSEACGTTYAHVNFTAIPQKSNHPTKRLFFAELMLIPELQMEEDTEPMRVLHVSTIDDVPCYGGCHEICRKITHRMRGVMDYERCHACHGNLKHPKGDMFIGGHNSTRMPYYSAP, encoded by the exons ATGGAGACGGAGGGCGGCTCCAGTGGGTCGCCGTCGAGCGGGTCGTCGGCCAAGTCCTCAGGCTCAAGTGGGTCGTCTTCGAGCGggtcggcggcgccggcgaggacgAGGAAGCCGGGGACATGGAGGAGGCTCCCGCGTGTCCCGCGCGCCCCGACCCATGCCATCAAGGAAAGGGGGGAGATGGGGATATGGTTCATAACGCCTGAGGAGTTGCAGCGGCAGGCCCGGGAGCGTGCCAACGAGCTGGAGAAGATGGACGACAGCGGGTGCGACACGGAGGAGGCCAGAATCGCCTTCCAGGAATTCAAGAAGCGTCATGTACGCTTGTACCGCAGCATCGCCGAGGGCTGGCCGGAGCATATAGTCGTCAACCGCAACCCGGAGCTCAGCGACACGGA GGAAGAGTATCTGACCGCCGAGGACATGGAAGCACGCTTCTCACATCGTAACCCCACTCATGGAGCACAACTAAAACACTTCGCTTGCCTTGCCTTGGCACATTACAATGCCACAAAGACCGAG CACAAGTTTGAACTTGGTGAAGCCTTGACGTCTAACTGCTTTTCTGAGGCGTGTGGGACGACATATGCTCATGTCAACTTCACGGCCATTCCCCAGAAGAGTAATCACCCTACGAAGAGGTTATTCTTTGCTGAGCTCATGCTCATTCCAGAGCTCCAGATGGAGGAGGATACCGAGCCTATGCGTGTGCTGCATGTCTCGACTATTGATGATGTTCCCTGTTATG GTGGATGCCATGAAATATGTCGGAAGATCACTCACAGGATGAGGGGCGTCATGGACTACGAGCGATGCCACGCATGTCACGGCAATCTGAAGCATCCAAAAGGAGATATGTTCATCGGAGGGCATAATAGCACGAGGATGCCCTACTACTCTGCACCCTAA